In Drosophila yakuba strain Tai18E2 chromosome X, Prin_Dyak_Tai18E2_2.1, whole genome shotgun sequence, a single genomic region encodes these proteins:
- the LOC6525606 gene encoding dnaJ homolog subfamily C member 22 yields the protein MGTKQTVSPVAGKNKTTDSPSGSPSKLKSNGQVQGKAKNKEVNALPPQKSVVIAYLCWLFGGIFGLHHLYLHRDRHAFIWWCTLGGYMGIGWMGELFLIPEYVRDANEDPKFVKMFVAKLQAYPKPPYSSKRFVGQVMIGHLFGQVCSMAIPETVVGGWDLSFLHWAIPLFVSLGVWIVGNIGREQGVWWHCLVTAYLAYPARYLIYDETYSLLFTGLVAALTFDGLSKQWRRTPPRRGSPGERTFKLTTAVIIYCAFWGSFLYFNGTISDEDGGEVPIHEAIHNFLASAWWTDLKQALQDTYNYAQHHGWYETWKEVFESMDVDGERNSYKVLGVSATASQAEITAAYRKLSKEYHPDKVKDEALRAQAHQRFIEIQQAYSVLSKIKSNRRRKNKQYQEEEAIVL from the coding sequence ATGGGCACCAAGCAGACCGTATCTCCGGTGGCCGGAAAGAATAAGACCACCGATTCGCCCAGCGGATCTCCATCGAAGCTCAAGTCCAATGGCCAGGTGCAGGGGAAGGCCAAAAACAAGGAGGTTAATGCTCTGCCGCCCCAGAAATCGGTGGTCATAGCCTATCTATGCTGGCTTTTCGGCGGAATCTTTGGACTGCATCATCTGTACCTGCATCGCGATCGACACGCCTTCATTTGGTGGTGCACCCTGGGTGGCTACATGGGCATTGGCTGGATGGGCGAGCTCTTCCTGATTCCCGAGTATGTGCGCGATGCCAACGAGGATCCCAAGTTCGTCAAGATGTTTGTGGCCAAGCTGCAGGCGTATCCAAAACCGCCGTATTCCTCGAAGAGATTCGTCGGCCAGGTGATGATCGGCCACCTGTTCGGTCAGGTGTGTTCCATGGCCATTCCGGAGACCGTGGTCGGCGGCTGGGATCTGAGCTTCCTACACTGGGCGATACCGCTGTTCGTTTCCCTGGGCGTTTGGATTGTGGGCAACATTGGCCGGGAGCAGGGTGTCTGGTGGCACTGCCTGGTGACCGCCTATCTGGCGTATCCGGCGAGGTATCTGATATACGACGAGACCTACTCACTGCTGTTCACTGGCCTCGTGGCGGCACTGACCTTTGACGGCTTGTCCAAGCAGTGGCGAAGGACGCCGCCACGAAGGGGAAGCCCCGGTGAGAGGACCTTCAAGCTGACCACCGCCGTGATCATCTACTGCGCCTTCTGGGGCAGCTTCCTGTACTTCAACGGCACCATTTCGGACGAGGACGGCGGCGAGGTGCCCATCCACGAGGCCATCCATAACTTCTTGGCCTCCGCCTGGTGGACAGATCTGAAGCAAGCCCTGCAGGACACCTATAACTATGCGCAGCATCACGGCTGGTACGAGACCTGGAAGGAGGTGTTCGAAAGCATGGACGTGGATGGCGAACGCAATTCATACAAGGTCTTGGGCGTAAGTGCCACCGCCTCGCAGGCCGAGATCACCGCTGCGTACAGGAAACTCTCCAAGGAGTACCATCCCGACAAGGTCAAGGACGAGGCCTTGCGGGCCCAGGCCCACCAGCGCTTCATCGAAATCCAGCAGGCGTACAGTGTGCTCAGCAAGATCAAGTCCAACCGGCGGCGCAAGAACAAGCAGtaccaggaggaggaggccatCGTCCTTTAA
- the LOC6525605 gene encoding UNC93-like protein codes for MTGFTNAGFENDEPVKPKAGFEPDTASLREKVVLNPGEKWRILKNISIISIAFMVQFTAFQGTANLQSSINAKDGLGTVSLSAIYAALVVSCIFLPTLIIRKLTVKWTLVCSMLCYAPYIAFQLFPRFYTLVPAGILVGMGAAPMWASKATYLTQVGQVYAKITEQAVDAIIVRFFGFFFLAWQSAELWGNLISSLVLSSGAHGGSSSSNTTVSEEDLQFCGANFCTTGSGGHGNLERPPEDEIFEISMIYLSCIVAAVCIIAFFLDPLKRYGEKRKGSNSAAELSGLQLLSATFRQMKKPNLQLLIPITVFIGMEQAFIGADFTQAYVACALGVNKIGFVMICFGVVNALCSILFGSVMKYIGRTPIIVLGAVVHFTLITVELFWRPNPDNPIIFYAMSGLWGVGDAVWQTQINGLYGLLFRRNKEAAFSNYRLWESAGFVIAYAYATTLCTQMKLYILLAVLTLGCIGYVIVEILYRKKQRKLKKQEKLEAAEKEKEAAAAAAAAALAAAEAGADGVEETDDELDDLEEDIVVTRL; via the exons ATGACTGGTTTCACGAACGCCGGTTTCGAGAACGATGAGCCCGTCAAG ccaaaAGCTGGTTTCGAGCCCGACACCGCCTCGCTGCGAGAGAAAGTTGTGCTGAATCCGGGCGAGAAATGGCGCATCTTAAAGAATATCTCGATCATCTCGATCGCCTTCATGGTGCAGTTTACAGCGTTTCAG GGCACGGCCAATCTGCAATCCTCTATAAACGCCAAGGATGGCCTGGGCACAGTGTCGCTTAGTGCGATCTACGCCGCCTTGGTGGTCTCCTGCATCTTCCTGCCCACTCTGATCATTAGGAAACTAACGGTCAAATGGACATTGGTGTGCAGCATGCTCTGCTACGCACCATACATCGCATTCCAGCTCTTCCCGCGATTCTACACGTTGGTGCCCGCCGGTATCCTTGTGGGTATGGGCGCCGCACCCATGTGGGCGTCCAAGGCCACCTATTTGACGCAGGTTGGACAGGTGTATGCCAAGATCACGGAACAGGCGGTGGATGCCATTATAGTGCGATTCTTTGGCTTCTTCTTCCTGGCCTGGCAATCCGCTGAGCTCTGGGGCAATCTCATCTCCAGTTTGG TCCTCTCCAGCGGCGCCCATGGCGGTAGCAGCAGCTCGAACACGACGGTCAGCGAGGAGGATTTGCAGTTCTGCGGTGCCAACTTCTGCACCACCGGCAGCGGCGGCCATGGCAACCTGGAGCGTCCGCCAGAGGATGAGATCTTCGAGATCTCAATGATCTATCTGTCCTGCATTGTGGCCGCCGTCTGCATCATCGCCTTCTTCCTGGATCCCCTCAAGCGGTATGGTGAGAAGCGCAAGGGTTCCAATTCCGCAGCCGAATTGTCGGGACTGCAGCTGCTGTCCGCCACCTTCCGTCAGATGAAGAAACCGAATCTGCAGCTCCTCATCCCCATCACCGTTTTCATTGGCATGGAACAGGCCTTCATTGGTGCCGATTTCACCCAGGCCTATGTGGCCTGCGCCCTGGGAGTGAACAAGATTGGTTTCGTGATGATCTGTTTCGGTGTGGTGAATGCCCTGTGCTCGATCCTCTTCGGATCGGTGATGAAGTACATTGGTCGCACGCCCATCATTGTCCTCGGCGCCGTCGTCCACTTCACCCTGATCACCGTCGAGCTCTTCTGGCGTCCCAATCCCGATAATCCCATCATCTTCTATGCCATGTCCGGCCTGTGGGGCGTCGGCGATGCCGTGTGGCAGACGCAGATCAACGGACTGTACGGACTGCTGTTCCGCCGGAACAAGGAGGCCGCCTTCTCCAACTACCGCCTGTGGGAGTCCGCCGGATTCGTGATTGCCTACGCCTACGCCACCACACTCTGCACGCAGATGAAGCTCTACATTCTGCTGGCGGTGCTCACGCTCGGCTGCATCGGCTACGTGATCGTGGAGATCCTCTACAGGAAGAAG CAACGCAAGCTCAAGAAGCAGGAGAAACTGGAGGCCGccgagaaggagaaggaggcagccgccgccgcagccgcTGCCGCTTTGGCCGCCGCCGAGGCAGGAGCAGATGGCGTCGAGGAGACCGACGACGAACTGGACGATCTCGAGGAGGACATTGTGGTCACGCGCCTGTAA
- the LOC6525607 gene encoding zinc finger C4H2 domain-containing protein, with protein sequence MATSEISSSNERHYYAKLEAIKDIRDKTLSLEKLKVRIIKEVKLSDDEEKCLEEYRKEMEHLLEEKMSHVEELRQIHADINDMENIIKQTKENQTRSFDMANRVYEEYLALKYQIDHMRRDYLGLSPLRDLHEEEGSPISKDRFQTNFLKVAAQSAAAAAAAAAAAASVNQTSSLARPHARHPLMPEATVTALPSGGGQGGVGGGGAAGGGGGSVGGGGAGGGNPGHAFMPPAPPGAGSAAAAAAAAAAAVRLGKGDFSAPPPPPPPSNRLQQSPSIGIGHHPSFRSDFNVNLRQQPPPMKSCLSCHQQIHRNAPICPLCKAKSRSRNPKKPKKKNN encoded by the coding sequence ATGGCCACCAGCGAGATCTCGAGCTCCAATGAGCGCCACTACTACGCCAAACTGGAGGCCATCAAGGATATCAGGGACAAGACGCTGTCGCTGGAGAAGCTCAAGGTGCGGATTATTAAGGAGGTGAAGCTGAGCGATGATGAGGAGAAATGCCTGGAGGAGTATCGCAAGGAGATGGAGCACCTGCTCGAGGAGAAGATGTCGCACGTGGAGGAGCTGCGCCAGATCCATGCGGACATCAACGACATGGAGAACATCATCAAGCAGACGAAGGAGAACCAGACGCGCTCCTTCGACATGGCCAACCGGGTGTACGAGGAGTACCTGGCCCTCAAGTACCAGATCGATCACATGCGCCGCGATTATCTCGGACTAAGTCCGCTGCGGGATCTTCACGAGGAGGAGGGCAGTCCCATTTCGAAGGATCGCTTCCAGACCAACTTCCTTAAGGTGGCCGCCCaatcagcggcagcagcagctgctgcagcagcggcggcggcctCCGTTAATCAGACCTCGTCGCTGGCCCGTCCGCATGCCCGGCATCCTCTGATGCCGGAGGCCACGGTGACCGCGCTGCCATCTGGCGGCGGACAGGGCGGCGTTGGTGGTGGCGGCGCTGCaggcggtggtggtggatcCGTGGGCGGCGGAGGAGCCGGTGGCGGCAATCCTGGACACGCCTTCATGCCACCCGCCCCGCCGGGAGCAGGCagtgctgctgccgccgccgctgcggCTGCCGCTGCAGTGCGTCTGGGCAAGGGCGATTTCTcagcaccaccgccaccgccgccgcccagCAATCGACTGCAGCAGTCGCCATCGATCGGCATCGGCCACCATCCCTCGTTTCGCTCCGACTTCAATGTGAATCTCCGCCAGCAGCCGCCACCGATGAAGTCCTGTCTGTCCTGCCACCAGCAGATCCACCGGAACGCGCCCATCTGTCCACTCTGCAAGGCCAAGTCGCGCTCCCGCAATCCCAAGAAGCCCAAGAAGAAGAACAACTAA